The Xyrauchen texanus isolate HMW12.3.18 chromosome 28, RBS_HiC_50CHRs, whole genome shotgun sequence genome has a segment encoding these proteins:
- the blk gene encoding tyrosine-protein kinase Blk, whose translation MGCACSDQKHGKDSKNKGHDHFNSTNSNASHLSREHMQNNNQDIVVAQYDFQPASDSDLQFKKGDRLKIIKETGEWWLAKSLVTGYEGYIPSTYVARAETLEVERWFFKNMSRRDTERLLLAPGNKSGSFLVRESETTKGAFSLSVRDSNPEQGDVVKHYKIRALDNGGFYISPSTTFSSLQELVKFYSRTADGLCLRLGSPCKIVAPERPWAQDEWEIPRETLKMVKKLGAGQFGEVWMGFYKNNQKVAVKTLKEGTMEPEAFLQEANLMKQLQHERLVKLHAVVTKEPILIVTEYMSNGSLLDFLKTEDGHKLRLPKLIDMTAQIAEGMAYIERKNYIHRDLRAANILVSETLHCKIADFGLARIIETEYTAQEGAKFPIKWTAPEAINFGTFTIKSDVWSFGILLTEIVTYGRVPYPGMTNPEVIRNLDRNYRMPCPDGCPGELYDIILKCWNERPEDRPTFDHLQDILNDFFIATEGQYEMHP comes from the exons atgggtTGTGCTTGTAGTGACCAGAAACATGGTAAAGACTCAAAAAATAAAGGACATGACCATTTTAATTCTACAAACTCTAACGCATCTCAT ttatcAAGAGAGCACATGCAAAACAACAATCAag ACATTGTTGTTGCTCAATATGACTTCCAGCCTGCTAGTGACAGTGATCTTCAATTCAAAAAAGGAGACAGACTCAAGATTATTAAGGA AACTGGGGAATGGTGGTTGGCGAAGTCTTTGGTCACAGGTTATGAGGGATATATTCCAAGTACATATGTGGCAAGAGCAGAAACATTGGAGGTGGAGAG ATGGTTTTTCAAGAACATGAGCCGCAGAGACACAGAGCGTCTTCTACTGGCCCCAGgaaacaagtctggttcatttctTGTGCGAGAAAGTGAAACAACCAAAG GTGCTTTCTCACTGTCTGTACGAGATTCCAATCCAGAGCAAGGTGATGTGGTCAAGCACTATAAGATCCGTGCCCTTGATAACGGCGGTTTCTACATCTCTCCATCCACAACCTTTTCCTCTCTACAGGAACTAGTGAAGTTTTACTCCA GGACAGCAGATGGTCTGTGCCTGAGGCTAGGAAGTCCCTGTAAGATTGTTGCCCCTGAGAGACCCTGGGCTCAAGACGAGTGGGAGATTCCCAGGGAGACTCTGAAGATGGTAAAAAAACTTGGCGCTGGCCAGTTTGGAGAAGTGTGGATGG GGTTTTATAAAAACAACCAGAAAGTGGCTGTTAAGACTTTAAAGGAAGGCACTATGGAGCCAGAGGCTTTCCTACAGGAGGCTAATCTGATGAAGCAGCTCCAACATGAGAGACTGGTGAAATTGCACGCTGTGGTCACCAAGGAGCCCATCCTCATTGTCACAGAATACATGTCAAATG gaAGCTTGTTAGACTTTCTAAAAACAGAGGATGGCCATAAGTTAAGACTTCCCAAGCTGATTGATATGACTGCTCAA ATTGCAGAGGGCATGGCTTACATAGAAAGGAAAAACTACATTCATAGAGATCTGCGTGCCGCTAATATTCTTGTCTCTGAGACCCTGCACTGCAAAATAGCTGACTTTGGCCTTGCCAGGATTATCGAAACGGAATATACTGCACAAGAAG GTGCAAAATTCCCTATTAAGTGGACAGCCCCTGAAGCCATCAACTTTGGTACATTCACCATCAAGTCAGATGTGTGGTCCTTTGGAATTCTTCTAACAGAGATTGTCACATATGGCAGAGTACCTTATCCAG GCATGACAAATCCAGAGGTGATCCGTAACCTTGACAGGAACTACAGGATGCCATGTCCTGATGGCTGCCCAGGGGAGCTCTATGACATCATTCTAAAGTGCTGGAATGAAAGGCCAGAGGACAGACCCACTTTTGACCACCTACAGGACATACTCAATGACTTCTTCATTGCCACTGAGGGCCAGTACGAGATGCACCCATAG